The following coding sequences are from one Bufo bufo chromosome 2, aBufBuf1.1, whole genome shotgun sequence window:
- the BTF3 gene encoding transcription factor BTF3, whose product MKENIMNQEKLAKLQAQVRIGGKGTARRKKKVVHRTATADDKKLQFSLKKLGVNNISGIEEVNMFTNQGTVIHFNNPKVQASLAANTFTITGHAETKQLTEMLPSILNQLGADSLTSLRRLAEALPKQSMDGKAPLATGEEEEDDEVPELVENFDEASKNESV is encoded by the exons ATGAAAGAAAACATCATGAATCAAGAAAAGTTAGCAAAGCTTCAAGCACAAGTCCGCATTGGTGGAAAG GGAACAGCCCGCAGAAAGAAGAAGGTCGTCCACAGAACAGCTACTGCTGATGACAAAAAACTACAGTTCTCACTGAAGAAGCTGGGTGTGAATAACATCTCTGGCATTGAAGAA GTAAACATGTTTACAAACCAAGGAACAGTTATCCACTTCAATAATCCTAAAGTTCAGGCTTCCTTAGCTGCCAACACCTTCACCATTACAGGTCATGCTGAGACCAAGCAGCTCACAGAGATGTTACCTAGCATCCTGAACCAGCTTGGAGCAGATAGCCTCACCAGCCTGCGGAGACTTGCGGAGGCCTTGCCAAAACAAT CTATGGATGGGAAAGCGCCACTTGCTactggggaggaagaggaggatgatgaagTTCCAG AACTGGTTGAGAACTTTGACGAAGCTTCTAAGAACGAATCTGTCTAA